attttatgaatatttcatatttataaaaagtgtgCGTTGTAGTTCAATGAGATGTGTGCATGATGTGCTTTGCACCTAGCTCTAGGCAGCATTTGCACTTAAGTGTGTCTAGTGCTTTCACTAACATTGTTTCAAGAGTCATGTTACACACTGCACTCCTATCccactttcatctcactatataaAATGTGGCATGCTTATTAGCACCATTggattttccttcaacttttaaaaaataaattccaaagATTGatgggttattttttttttttgatcagtaaaatttaattctcattaatatgaatgaagataggcatagcctatgtacacaggaagtataccatagaaaacacctaaatacattcttaatACACTAAGTTGTGGCTAAGAACTCCTGTACACTAATTTCATTAAgaacaatagctgaaaaccataaAAGTAAAGTGTGCAGGAAAAAATTATGTAGCTCCTCCTTTGTTcactccctatcttcaaaacatcgtgcattcctttccatccaaacacACCACATTATGCATAACAGGATCATTTTCCAAGCTGCTGCAACCTGAGAACAACCTTCTAAACCCTTCCAGCAAGCAAGTAGGTCAACCACCTTTGCCGGCATAACCCACGCAACATCAACTCTACTAAATATCCCATTCCACAACTCTctcgtcacctcacaatgcaataaaagatggtccactgattcaCCATGGTTTTTGCACAAATAACACAAATCCATCACAATGAGACCCCTCTTCCTTAAATTATCCGTGGTTAGAATTTTTCCTAATGCAGCAGTCCACACAAAGAACGCTACTTTGGAAGGAACTCGCGACCTCCAAACACTTTTCCACGGGAAATGTACATTACCTTGCGACGTCAGAATTTTATAATAAGTTTTGACTGAGAACTTCTTATTGTCCTTACATCTCCATTGTAACCTGTCATCCTGAGCCATTAACCTTTCTGAAGAATATATCAAgctaaaaaattcagaaacCATGTTCATCTCCCAATCATGATTGGCCCGAGTGAATAAGATATTCCACTGATACGAATCTTGGGCCAACACAAATAAATCCGCTATTGAAGCCTCCCTATTAACCGCAATGTTATAGAGTGCTGGGAATGCTCTCTCCAAAGTCTGCTCTCCACACCAAATATCCTGCCAAAACTTGATGCGTGTGCCCTGTCCGACCACAcatctagtattatttttaaagcattGCCATCCCCCCCTTATatatttccacaaacccacaccaTGCCCCCCCCTCACTTCATTAGTGCTCCAACCCCCCCAAGCACCTCCATGTCTCGAGTCTACAACTTCCTTCTACAAAGACTCCCCTTCTTCTTGatacctccatagccacttccccaaGAGAGCTTTGTTGAAAGTCCTTAAATTGCGCAATCCCAAACCACCGCTCGAAATTGgagaacaaactttattccattgCACTAGGTGGAATTTAGTTTCTTCCCCTATACCTCCCCACAAGAAAGCCCGGAATAACTTCTCGATACGATGCGCCACCCCTGCTGGCAGTGTgaataaagatagaaaataagttgGGAGATTAGATAAAGTACTAGTGATCAATGTAAGTCGCCCTCCCTTTGATAGATACAATCGTTTCCACCCAGCCAACCGTTTCTCCACTCTTTCTATAATACCTTCCCAAATACCTCTAGCTTTGAAAGTGGCCCCCAAaggaaggcccaaatatttcataggcaaagaACCCACTTCACACCCCATCGTTTCTGCTAGAATATTGATATGAGGCACCACTCCCACCGCCACCATCTCAGATTTGCCCAAGTTAACCTTGAGACCCGTCACAGcctcaaaacacaacaaaagtgcTCTTATGGCTTGGATTTGGCCCAACTCCACTTCACAAAAGAacagtgtatcatctgcaaataaaatatgtgaGATCATAACAGAGCCATAAGTTCCATTGCCTGCCGAAAAACCCACCATAAAACCTCCATCTACAACTGCCTTGACCATCCGACCTAGTGCCTCAATAACAATTACGAATAAAAATGGagacaaagggtccccttgtctcaatccgCGCGAGCTATTGAAAAAACCCACCGGAGTACCATTAACTAGCACTGAAAAACGCACAGTAGTTATGCAGAATCGgatccatgaaatccacctgTTCCCgaaaccacatctcccaagtaAGTAGAGGAGAAAATCccaattgacatgatcataggctttctccatatcaagcttaCAAAGTATGCCTGATTTACCCTCCTTTAACCTCTGATCCAAAcactcattagcaataagaactGAGTCAAGTATCTGCCTCCCCCGAACgaatgcattttgaggtttcGAAATGATTTGCTCCATTACCACACTTAATCGATTAGCCAAAACCTTCGAGATGATGTTGTACACCCCACTCACTAAGCTAATGGGACGAAAGTCATCAATTTCCACCACTCCCTGTTTTTTCGGAACAAGGGCTATGAACGTCGCGTTTAagcacttttcaaatttttggaaaGCATGGAATTCAACAAAGACCCGCATAACATCGCCTttcacaatttcccaacaaTGCTGAAAAAACCCCATCGAAAACCCATCCGGCCCCGGAACTTTGTCTTTGGCCATATTTCTAATGACCTTATGcacctcatcttcttcaaaaggTCTTTCCAACCAACTCACACTCTGCATGTCAATGGACTCAAAAGGCAGACCATCGAGCTTTGGCCTCCAACAAGATTGCTCCGTTAGCAAATTCTCATAGTAGTTCACAATGTGATTCTCTAGATCAAGGGGAGATGAAAGTACTTGATTACCTGCCGTAAGAGTCTCAATGGTGTTGTTACGCCTATGAGAATTGGCCACcctatggaaaaacttcgtacatttatccccttcttttaaccaaagggccctggatttttgacgccacGATGTTTCCTCCATCAACAAGACCCTCTCCATTTCAGTCACCACCACATTCTTCCTCAACAAAGCCTCTTCAGAGGCATTTCCCAACAACAACTGTTCCTCCAATTCCTGAAGTTCCTCCAAAAGGATTGTCTTCTGATTGTCAATATTGCCAAAAACTTCCATATTCCACCTCCTTAAGTCTTGCTTCAGGGCTTTTAGCTTACCTACAAGAATGAAACTAGGGGTACCTGAgaactgataagaagaccaccagtTACGAACTTTCTCAGCAAAACCGTCCACtgctaaccacatattttcgaacttgAAATACTGGCGACCCCTATTaatgcctccacaatctaacattataggaaaatgatccgaGCAACACCGGGCCATCCTCTTTTGATACAACTCCGGATAATGGGCTTCCCAAGAAGGAGAGACAAGAAACCTGTCCAATCTCGACCAAACCCTACTGTTGGACCATGTGTACTCACCCCCAGCAAGTGGAAGATCCATAAGATCCAAATCAAACATGAACTCGGAAAACTCCTCCATGGCTATAGTGTGACGAGTATTCCCTGATCTCTCGCTTGGAAAACGTGTGATATTGTAGTCCCCgcccatacaccacggcacatcccatagATAATAAAcccccgccaactcctcccacatcCTTCTCCTTTCTCTATCTAAATTTGGCCCATATAtgcctgcaaatgcccattcccaCCCGTCTACTACACTTTTAAATAAACAAGCTACTGAAAAAGTCCCAACACACTCCTCTATCTCCTCCacaactcttttatcccacatcaaaAGCACCCCACCCGATGCTCCATCCGACGCTAAGTATGACCAGCCCGCATAAGAACAACCCCATAAACTACGGATAAGTCTTCGATCAACGATCCttaactttgtttcttgaagacaCACCATATCCACCTTCCACAATCGCAACAAAGATTTTATGCGAAGACGCTTGTTGCAATCATTAAGCCCCCGCACATTCCATGAGAGGATCTTAGGTTTCATGAACAATGGTTAGCCCCCTCCCTTTCGTTCTATCCCTACTGCCACTTCCCTCCTTCGCTTCATAATTTATAGAACATTGTAGTCTTTTAAGTTCCCTATCTCTCTTTACTGCCGACTTCAATCTACTCTCTTCAATGGCAATAATAAGAGCTCTAAACTGCTCTTCAAAACCTGTGCAGGACACTCCAGCCCAAACTTGCAACTCCTCCACTTTCTTGAAAACCCAGTCTGGAATTTCAGAGTTGTGACTAGGATGGAGCACTCGTAAAGGTTCAGCCTCTCTTCTGTCTATGCATCCCTCTTCGCATATGACTAACTGCATATCATCATCTTCTGACTCCTTCGTTGCTGATCTTACTTCTCCTTTCTTCTGACAGGGTGTTTCAACACTATATGGGCCCACTACTTCACCAGCCACCACTTGTAACGAACCTAAATGGTCACTGGGAAGATTCTGAGCCACCACTGCTGCTCCTTCGTCCACTACGGCATCGGTGACAATGATCTCCTCAATCGCACAAACTTCCAGCCCCATTGGTGTGTAACAAGAGTCGCCAGCCTCCATCGCACCTCTCTGTGCTAGATCCGAAATATTTGACTCAATACCAGCCGTATTATTACTCTTACTTGGGACAACAGACTCTGTTTCACTTTCCGCACTCACCATCACCTCCGCCGTTAGAGCAACTGTCCCTTTTACGGTATTGCTACCCTCCGTCGCAGCTTTCTGTGCAAGGTCCGTGTCATTTGCCCCAACTTCAGCCgtgtttttgctttttctcgGAATTTCAGACATTTTCGCAGTCTCTAACAGCATCGTCGCCTCCGTCGTAAGAGCTCCCACCTCCGGCGAGGTTGTCTGAGACGACGCCGGTAGCGGCGGCTCGGCCTCACCCCCCGATGGGCCAGCTTCCTCCTCTTGGAAGCGACGGCTTGTCTTCCTCCAGTACGGGCCAACTGTGTTTTGGTTCTTTCTGGGTTGAGGCCCAGACTCAAGTCCCGTAGCCCATTGGCCTACTCCCTTTCCCTTCCCCTTAACTATGGGCTCCCTGGCCCATTGGCCTACATCTTCCCATCCCTGATCCGAGCCCAGCTCACTCATCCCATTTACTTCAACACATCGTTTTAGCCATCCCACTTTATAAGTTAATTCTCCCAATTGTTTCTCCATATCGCATAAAGCCTTCAGcatgttttcttctttcaatgCGACAGGAGCTCTGCCATCTCCATGCCGCAACTGATCATTACCCAAAGAAGTGACAGGGCCTTGCTTCAGCAGACCTACTCTCTCTGCCCAGTTCACGTCTCCAGTCCTCTCCATCTCTCTGCTGCCTCGAAGAACTTCACTGTATGATCCATAATTTATATTCTGCAGAGACGTGACTGGTGGAAACAGCCGTGAACCACCACCATTTCCAACTTCCTTCAGCACCACCACGAGTTTTTTCCACCCCACTCTATCCCTGTCCCCTGGTATGAAGATGAAGTTCCGGCGTCCCCCTCCACCATACTCCACCAACGCCATATATTCTCCCCTAGAGTTGATGCAACGTTGAGCGATGTATCCCCTATCCCCATCCCTGTGTGCAGTGTAGAAACCCTTTCCCTCCCCCTTCATACATTCCTCCAGCGCCTTGTAAAACCATCATAGTGGGATAGGAGTAGGACAAGGGTGTAGTTTGTAGAATTTTCCTTGTATCAGATGTGAATGTAAGTTTCAAACAATCGCCAATTAGTGCATAAATGGATACTTTATTCCTAATGTCCATCTAACTCCTAAGACACAACAATGATTGTTATAAAAACATAGGGCGCCACAAAGCTCTAGCCTCTCAGCACATAATGAGAAATGCCACGTAGTTATTTCAGTCAAACatttaggagtggtttggataatgaaacacttttaactcatctcatctcatctaattattataactttcccaaacttccaaacaaaatataataaacaattcaactttttcaaatcctaaaataaaaattatattaaaaaattatattccaacaatattttatttaacttccaACTTTTAtcacatctcatatcatctcaactcaactcactatccaaacctcccctacATGAAATGTTGATACTTACCCAAGCTGAAGAAAATTGGGCAGAGATATATGACAGTGTATGGTTTAAATCCTCCACATAGAAGTAGAGGTATCATGCATGCTCTAAAAACCAGCTCCTCAGTAAGTGGTGCCTGTTCAGTAAAGCAGTGTCAGAAATCAAGATAATTGAAGATCCTTATTGAATTACAAATAACCAAAAAGAACTTGCGGGAAACTACTTGTAGAGGGcatgtgcacccccgggattaatCGGAATGCTATTCCTGAacacccagtgccaatcaaaaaaacaaataaccaaaaaGGATTCACCCTGTGCACCTCCACATGACAATCGTTAAATAACTAGTAGTCATGATAAATTTGATAACATACGTAAGCAAAGTAATCatgacgattttttttttttattggcatcaaGTGTCCGAGAATAAAGTCGCGACTAATCCCTGGGGTGCACAGGCTCTCGGTAAAGAGTTTCCTGCAaatgcacctcgggtaattcacgGGAAAATTATGGCacttaaaaattgtttgcactcaagagGATTTAAGCCTTAGACCTGGatggagcataccaccaagaccaaggctcttaccacttgagccaacccctaggggtcgAAGAAACTTGTTATATGGGATGCAATAAAGTAGGTACACAATTCAGAAGGCATATCGTTAAGGGATAAACATgtatgactctctctctctcactcactcatgTTCCTATCTAATGGACATTAGCAATTTTCAAACTATATACTACACCCCATCCTACTCCCAtcccactttgttttcaaatgtTTATGAGTAGTGTCACATCAGCGTGCAAGGTACAGTGTTTAGAACTTCTCTTTCCAAATTACTTTTGTTGTTTATGGTAGATCATGttcatttatcattttcaatagcTCAATTACAACTATAGATCATTgcataaaaacttaaaaaacagAGTTAAACTAACCACAACAAAATTACGCCAAGCCAGAACATTGGAAGTAACTGAAACTATCGAGGCAATCAACTTTTGTATGATGATTTTGATACACTCAAGGGAAACACCTTCACTGTGATTCACATTGTCCCTCCACGATTCCACCAATACCAGAGACTTGAGCACCAAAGATCCGGCGTACATTAAAGAAGTCAAGAAAACAGGAAACACCACAGCTTGCCACTGATTCGTACACAAAATCGCAATTCAGCAATACAAATTAAGCAACCACTCATTCTTCTTCCAAAATCAACATAAGCAGAATAAGGAGCTCATCACTCACAACTTTAGCAAACATTTAAGAGGAAAACGAAACATCTACAAAAGTTACGAGTTAGTACGATACTGACAATATGATCCACTTGGATTCCGTAAACACCGAGTAGAACCGATGCCTCCTTCCTTCTTATCTGACAGAATTcaacattaagaaaaaataataataagcttTAAGCAATTTTTGTCTTACTGAAGCAAAGCCTATTAAATGGCACACGGTATATGGTAGTCGCTATTTCTCTTTGGCATCAATTACTAACGGACTTTCAGTGAACTCTCAAAGAAGTGGAAGTAAAGTGGTGAGGTGGTTGGAGCTTACGGGAAGGATGAGGGCGCAGATGAGGAGTGAAACAATGGAGGAGATAGCGGCACATACGAAGCGTCGGATCATGAAGCTGTTGAATGAGGGAGGACGTGGGAGGCGGAGGATCAAAGTAGGCGCGTAGAGAATCGCAACGTAGGACAAGGTCATCGCGGTACAGGCCACCACTGCCGTCCCCTTCGAAACGACCTCCTCTTCCATTCCTTTAGGCTTAAGCTTCTCCAaaacctagagagagagagagagagaggaaataagCAGGGATTGCTTGAATAACTGGAGGAGC
This genomic interval from Juglans regia cultivar Chandler chromosome 3, Walnut 2.0, whole genome shotgun sequence contains the following:
- the LOC108985707 gene encoding CAAX prenyl protease 2 isoform X1, translated to MEEEVVSKGTAVVACTAMTLSYVAILYAPTLILRLPRPPSFNSFMIRRFVCAAISSIVSLLICALILPIRRKEASVLLGVYGIQVDHIWQAVVFPVFLTSLMYAGSLVLKSLVLVESWRDNVNHSEGVSLECIKIIIQKLIASIVSVTSNVLAWRNFVVAPLTEELVFRACMIPLLLCGGFKPYTVIYLCPIFFSLAHLNHLMEFYSKQNYSLVKTSMVVGLQLGYTVIFGSYASFLFIRTGHLIAPLAAHMFCNFMGLPVLFSRRNGMVSIAFVAGMVGFLSLLFPMTRPDLYNYRSNNCKCWHGYCSWS
- the LOC108985707 gene encoding CAAX prenyl protease 2 isoform X2 is translated as MEEEVVSKGTAVVACTAMTLSYVAILYAPTLILRLPRPPSFNSFMIRRFVCAAISSIVSLLICALILPIRRKEASVLLGVYGIQVDHIWQAVVFPVFLTSLMYAGSLVLKSLVLVESWRDNVNHSEGVSLECIKIIIQKLIASIVSVTSNVLAWRNFVVAPLTEELVFRACMIPLLLCGGFKPYTVIYLCPIFFSLGHLIAPLAAHMFCNFMGLPVLFSRRNGMVSIAFVAGMVGFLSLLFPMTRPDLYNYRSNNCKCWHGYCSWS